GGTCGCCGCGGCGCTGGCGCTGGCGCTGGCGACCGGAGGCCGGCGAGTGCTGCTGGTCGAGGTCGAAGGCCGCCAGGGCATCGCGCAGCTTTTCGACACCGCACCGCTGCCGTACTCCGAGGAGACGATCGCCGCGGCGCCCGGCGGAGGTGAGCTGCGGGCACTGGCCATCGACGCGGAACCGGCGCTGCTGGAGTACCTGTCGATGTTCTACAACCTCGGCTTCGCCGGCCGAACGCTCAAGCGGATGGGCGCGATCGAGTTCGCCACCACCCTGGCCCCCGGCCTCCGGGACGTGCTGTTCACCGGCAAGGTCAAGGAGTGCGTGGGGCGCACCGACGAGCACGGCCGCCACGTCTACGACGCGGTCGTGCTGGACGCGCCGCCGACCGGGCGGGTCGTGAAGTTCCTCGACGTCACCCGCGCCATGGCCGACCTGGCGAAGGTCGGTCCGATCCACGGGCAGAGCGAGGGCGTGGTGCGGCTGCTGCACTCCGCGGAGACCGTGGTGCACCTCGTGTCGCTGCTCGAAGACCTGCCGGTCCGGGAGACCTTGGAGGCCGTCGCCGAGCTCGACGCCGCCGATCTGCGGCCCGGCGCGGTGCTGCTCAACCGCGTGCGCCCCGGCCACCTGCCCGCCCGCTCGGTGGCGGCGGCAGCGGCGGGCCGGGTCGACGCGGACCGGTTGCGCTCCGGCTTGGAGGCGGCGGGCGTGCAGGTCGACGACGACCTGCTGGCCGGGCTCACCGACGAGACCGTGGAGCACGCGGTGCGCGCCCAGGCCGAGCGGGAGGCCGAGCAGCGGCTCGCCGCCACCGATCTGCCGAACGTGGCGCTGCCCGATCTGACCGCCGGGATCGACGTGGCCGAGCTCTACGAGCTGGCCGAGATCCTCACCGAACACGGCGTCGGGAGACCACGATGACCGCCCCCGCCGCGCTCGACGTCGACGCGCTGCTCGACGACCCGGAGAACCGGATCGTGGTGTGCTGCGGATCCGGCGGCGTCGGCAAGACCACCACGGCCGCCGCGCTCTCGGTGCGCGCCGCCGAACGCGGCCGCAAGACCGTCGTGCTCACCATCGACCCGGCTCGTCGGCTCGCGCAGGCGCTCGGCATGCGGGAGCTCGACAACCAGCCGCGCCAGGTGGTCCTCGACGACTTCGAGCCCACCGGTGATCTGAACGCGATGATGCTGGACATGCGGCGCACCTTCGACGACATGGTGCTCGCGCACGCCGGGCGGGAGCGGGCCCGGCAGATCCTGGAGAACCCCTTCTACCAGACAATTTCCACGTCGTTCTCCGGCACGCAGGAGTACATGGCGATGGAGAAGCTGGGCCAGCTCGCGGCTTCCGGCGAGTGGGACCTGATCATCGTGGACACTCCGCCGAGCCGATCCGCGCTGGACTTCCTGGACGCGCCGCAACGGCTGTCCACGGTGCTCGACGGCCGGTTGATCAAACTGCTGTCCTCCCCCGCCAAGGCGGGCGGCAAGGGGCTCCGCAAGATCGTCGGTGCCGGGTTCGGGATGTTCTCCAAGGCCGTGTCCACCGTCATCGGCGGCCAGCTGCTGTCCGACGCCTCGGCCTTCGTGCAGGCCTTCGATTCGACGTTCGGCGGGTTCCGGGAACGCGCCGACCACACCTACCGGCTGCTGCGCTCCCCCGGCACGTCGTTCGTCGTGATCGCAGCGCCGGAGCCGGACGCGTTGCGGGAGGCCTCGTTCTTCGTGGAACGGCTCACCGCGGAGGGCATGCCGCTGGCCGGCCTGGTCGCGAACCGGACGCATCCGGTGTTCGCCGAGCTGACCGGCAGCAGGGCGCTGTCGGCCGCCGAAGAGCTGGATTCCGCCGGGAACTCGCCGCTGGCGGCGGCCGTGCTGCGGGTGCACGCGGACCGCGTCGCGGTCGCCGACCGGGAACGCCGGATGCTCGCCCGGTTCACCCGCGCGCACCCGGAGGTGTCGTGGGTGGGCGTGCCCGCGCTTCCCGCAGATGTGCATGATCTCGACGGCTTGCGAGAGATCGGCCGCCGACTCGCAGTGGAATAATCCAAAAATTCTACCCAGCAGGAATCCGCAGCTCGGTGATCACAATCCACCGAAATCCGGTCCGCTGAACGAGTGAACCGGGATTCCGGGCGGCTCGAAGAATCGAGCCGCCCGGCCCGTGCTCACGACGGGCGAATCAGCCCACCTGGTACTCGTCGATGTCCGCGTAGTCGTCTCGCGCGGCTTCCAGAAGCTCACGCCAGTTGCGGACTTCCGGCCGTCGGCGCAACAACGCGCGCCGCTCCCGCTCGGTCATTCCACCCCAGACACCGAACTCGATCTTGTTGTCGAGCGCCTCTCCGAGGCACTCCGTCCGCACCGGGCAGCCGAAGCAGATCATTCGCGCTTTGCGCTGCTCAGCTCCCCTGACGAACAACTGGTCCGGATTTTCATCCCGGCATGCTGCCTGAACACGCCAGTCCCCCTGCTCGAACATAAGGCTCCCCCAGCTCCTCACTGGATCGTCGGCGACCGAATTTCGTCCGGAGCCCCCCGGCACCGGATGCTGCGACGCATGTCGCGCCGCAACGATGCTGTCGCTGGACGTGGACGAACTTTAGAGCCCCCCGGTTCCATAACCAACCAAGGGTTGTCGCTCCGTTATCTTTGACCCTCATCACATCGGGCGGAACCCACCAAAGACGGCGTGTTGATGTCGGTAAAACCACTTAGTCTTGCCGTCGTGCGTGTCCGGGACAGCTTGCTGAAGCTCTTCGGCCTGTGTGTGCTCGCAGGAGTTCTCGTCGCCGGGATGCTCTTCCCGGCCGCGGGAGCCCTAGGGGTGGTGTCCAACCGCGCTGGTGACGCGGTGAACAACATCTCCTCCGAGCTGATGACGCAGGACCCGCCCCTCGTGACCACGGTCACCGACCGGGCGGGTGTGCCGATCGCCTACCTATTCGATCAGAACCGGACGCCCGCGGCGCCGGATCAGATCTCCGACTCGATGAAGGCCGCGATCATCGCGATCGAGGATCGGCGGTTCTTCGACCACGAAGGCGTCGACTGGGCGGGCACCGTGCGCGCCGCGATCACCAACCAGATGTCCGGTGAGATCGCGCAGGGCGGCTCGACGCTCACCCAGCAGTACGTGAAGAACTACCAGGTGCACGTGGTCGCCGCCGACGACCCGATCAAGCAGGCCAAGGCCGTCGAGCAGACCCCGGCGCGCAAGCTGCGGGAGATCCGCATCGCGCTGCAGCTGGAGAAGCGGCTCGGCAAGGAG
This window of the Saccharopolyspora gloriosae genome carries:
- a CDS encoding ArsA-related P-loop ATPase, giving the protein MTGWNAELDDARLHIVSGKGGTGKTTVAAALALALATGGRRVLLVEVEGRQGIAQLFDTAPLPYSEETIAAAPGGGELRALAIDAEPALLEYLSMFYNLGFAGRTLKRMGAIEFATTLAPGLRDVLFTGKVKECVGRTDEHGRHVYDAVVLDAPPTGRVVKFLDVTRAMADLAKVGPIHGQSEGVVRLLHSAETVVHLVSLLEDLPVRETLEAVAELDAADLRPGAVLLNRVRPGHLPARSVAAAAAGRVDADRLRSGLEAAGVQVDDDLLAGLTDETVEHAVRAQAEREAEQRLAATDLPNVALPDLTAGIDVAELYELAEILTEHGVGRPR
- a CDS encoding ArsA family ATPase is translated as MTAPAALDVDALLDDPENRIVVCCGSGGVGKTTTAAALSVRAAERGRKTVVLTIDPARRLAQALGMRELDNQPRQVVLDDFEPTGDLNAMMLDMRRTFDDMVLAHAGRERARQILENPFYQTISTSFSGTQEYMAMEKLGQLAASGEWDLIIVDTPPSRSALDFLDAPQRLSTVLDGRLIKLLSSPAKAGGKGLRKIVGAGFGMFSKAVSTVIGGQLLSDASAFVQAFDSTFGGFRERADHTYRLLRSPGTSFVVIAAPEPDALREASFFVERLTAEGMPLAGLVANRTHPVFAELTGSRALSAAEELDSAGNSPLAAAVLRVHADRVAVADRERRMLARFTRAHPEVSWVGVPALPADVHDLDGLREIGRRLAVE
- a CDS encoding WhiB family transcriptional regulator, producing the protein MFEQGDWRVQAACRDENPDQLFVRGAEQRKARMICFGCPVRTECLGEALDNKIEFGVWGGMTERERRALLRRRPEVRNWRELLEAARDDYADIDEYQVG